The proteins below are encoded in one region of bacterium:
- a CDS encoding methylenetetrahydrofolate reductase has product MGLREAIDSGQFIITGEVAPPKGCHLEHMVEEAEFYRGRAHAINVTDIQSAVMRASSLVGCVKLQEAGLSPVLQMVCRDRNRLALQSDLLSAAALGVTEVLCLTGDYTTLGDHPQARPVFDYDSVQLLKAASRLMEGKDSAYYPDRKNPDQMVDGEALDGDPPVFTLGCVVNPGADPLEPQIMKLRKKIDAGAQFCQTQAVYDAAVFESFMERLGDCPIPILAGVVVLKTPMMGKYMNANVAGVTVPDWMIEALADKETRVPKSIEMHAKLVAELKPLCQGIHMMPLGWDKHVPAILDGAGIGPVGG; this is encoded by the coding sequence GTGGGACTTCGCGAAGCCATTGACAGCGGGCAGTTCATCATCACCGGGGAAGTGGCGCCGCCCAAGGGGTGCCACCTGGAGCACATGGTGGAGGAGGCCGAGTTCTACCGGGGCCGGGCGCACGCCATCAACGTGACGGACATCCAGTCGGCCGTGATGCGCGCCTCGAGCCTCGTCGGGTGCGTCAAGCTGCAGGAGGCCGGGCTGTCGCCGGTACTGCAGATGGTCTGCCGCGACCGCAACCGCCTGGCGCTGCAAAGCGACCTGCTCTCCGCAGCCGCCCTGGGCGTCACCGAGGTGCTGTGCCTGACGGGTGACTACACCACCCTTGGCGACCACCCGCAGGCCAGGCCGGTATTCGACTATGACTCGGTGCAGTTGCTGAAGGCCGCCAGCCGTCTGATGGAGGGCAAGGACTCGGCGTACTACCCGGACCGCAAGAACCCCGATCAGATGGTGGACGGCGAGGCCCTCGACGGCGACCCGCCCGTCTTCACGCTCGGCTGCGTCGTCAACCCCGGGGCTGACCCGCTAGAGCCGCAGATCATGAAGCTGCGCAAGAAGATTGACGCCGGGGCGCAGTTCTGCCAGACCCAGGCGGTCTACGACGCGGCGGTCTTCGAGAGCTTCATGGAGCGACTGGGCGACTGCCCGATCCCCATCCTCGCCGGCGTCGTGGTGCTCAAGACGCCGATGATGGGCAAGTACATGAACGCCAACGTGGCGGGCGTGACGGTACCGGACTGGATGATCGAGGCCCTGGCGGACAAGGAGACCCGCGTGCCCAAGAGCATCGAGATGCACGCGAAGCTGGTGGCGGAGTTGAAGCCGCTGTGCCAGGGCATCCACATGATGCCGCTGGGCTGGGACAAGCACGTCCCGGCGATCCTGGACGGGGCGGGGATTGGACCGGTGGGGGGATAG
- a CDS encoding methylenetetrahydrofolate reductase C-terminal domain-containing protein, translated as MTATEQKTREEILDLLKEDDAIFIVGCGDCATLCQTGGEVEVAEMTQFLQEHGKTVTGSVIPDSTCQVLDLGRLLRQNKAAVQAADAVLVLSCGAGVQAATENVKDKPVYPGCNSLFIADTTRLGQLHEWCSTCGECVIADYGGICPVTRCPKGQLNGPCGGTDKGKCEVDSEQDCVWTLIYQRFDKVPGKEKLEASFAGAKNYQKTKRPGKRVFEPRRGK; from the coding sequence ATGACTGCCACCGAGCAGAAGACGCGCGAAGAGATACTCGACCTGCTGAAGGAAGATGACGCCATCTTCATCGTCGGCTGTGGCGACTGCGCCACGCTGTGCCAGACCGGCGGCGAAGTGGAAGTGGCGGAGATGACGCAGTTCCTGCAGGAGCACGGCAAGACCGTCACCGGCAGTGTCATCCCCGATTCGACGTGCCAGGTGCTGGACCTGGGCCGCCTCCTGCGCCAGAACAAGGCGGCCGTGCAGGCCGCCGATGCCGTGCTGGTGCTCTCCTGCGGGGCCGGCGTGCAGGCCGCCACCGAGAACGTGAAGGACAAGCCGGTCTACCCGGGCTGCAACTCGCTCTTCATTGCCGACACGACCCGCCTGGGCCAGCTCCACGAGTGGTGCAGCACCTGCGGCGAGTGCGTCATCGCTGACTACGGCGGTATCTGCCCCGTCACTCGCTGCCCCAAGGGCCAGCTCAACGGCCCCTGCGGCGGCACCGACAAGGGCAAGTGCGAGGTGGACTCCGAGCAGGACTGTGTCTGGACGCTGATCTACCAGCGGTTCGACAAGGTGCCCGGCAAGGAGAAGCTGGAGGCCAGCTTCGCGGGGGCCAAGAACTACCAGAAGACGAAGCGGCCCGGCAAGCGCGTCTTCGAGCCGCGCCGCGGAAAGTAG
- a CDS encoding right-handed parallel beta-helix repeat-containing protein produces the protein MRALTVVLLALVVASASHAAETVLYVSPTGNDAWSGTRAEPKGPDGPFATLARARDEARKLKAAGPVKIVLRGGRYLLTETLALTAEDAGTAEAPITYVAFRGEKPLLAGCRAVTGFQPWKGQVMVADLKGTPLEQVRFRQLFCNGERQVLARCPNFDPKDPHGGEWGYVAAVDGDGIKDRFHYVEGVEKSWTHVERAEVGIHPYFDWAWNVVPVKAVDRDDRQIIVKGNVSYDLHVGDRYFVQNLLEELDAPGEWYLDPDQSRLYFWPPSDVAKAEVLAPVVGDLIKLDGASYTTLRGLTIEGCDGTGVVVANCERSLIAQSIVRNTGGWGLSISGGHDSGAKGNDVYATGAGGIALTGGDRKTLEPGRNFADNNVVHHIAVFAKTYNTGINVSGVGNVASHNLIHDTYHAGMTLSGNENVVEYNLVHHTNLGSADTGGIYYCSRDFTMRGNKIQFNIFHHCGGFGKDNSWAPVQNGKISFSYPHFTWGIYLDDPTSGTLVYGNILWSVPMCGLHNHGGRDNTWENNIVVDAPALNAGMLWDGWECYPDIVKKLQAVQTEGSPYLKLYPELAHYDIQHPSGMTGMKVLRNIFAYTAEGSRWLREKSSASWQGGQLLYSYSTDREAFGQCQFDGNVIQPPPGVEMKISLRRAPDAGKLLSWDEWRATGMDQTSVVADPLFADPAQHNYALKPGSPALKLGFKPIPQDKIGPYQDELRASWPIVEAPGASALGEFTTQRFFKLPGYEPVRAEEFVPRDGAPNFFAKLAAGKSVKVAYFGGGIHYADGWRAKVLKWLREHNPNSEISEIDASICDCSRGSGFSVWRFEQAVLSQQPDLVLVDFASDDQTTNVDAIWAAVEGVVRQARKAAPGLDVVFVYAFRAGDEAALAEGNDPTHISAYEKLAARYGIPGINMAYRVAQWAREDRLIIKAPPEQAKDPQGKIVFSTDGVRPSAAANDLYAQVITQALDQLSKNATAKDHPLPTPLYRGAMENARLVPINPQMLEGKWEQLPPDNIGGRGFANHFREVWFTNTPGAKLTFRFRGTEVGAFNLMGPDTGIARVSVDGKVSGTRQQVDPWSYYQRLSALTFWSGPAGEHTVTVELLPDIPDRSVPLAEAKKVNRYRETDFDGVALRFGWLRVNGEVLP, from the coding sequence ATGCGTGCCCTGACTGTCGTGTTGCTCGCCTTGGTCGTCGCCAGCGCCAGCCACGCCGCCGAGACGGTTCTGTACGTCTCGCCTACGGGCAATGACGCCTGGTCGGGAACGCGGGCGGAGCCGAAGGGGCCGGACGGGCCCTTCGCGACCCTGGCTCGCGCGCGGGACGAGGCCCGGAAGCTCAAAGCCGCCGGACCCGTCAAGATCGTGCTGCGCGGCGGGCGCTACCTGCTGACCGAGACACTGGCCCTCACCGCCGAGGATGCGGGCACGGCTGAGGCCCCGATTACCTACGTCGCCTTCAGGGGCGAGAAGCCCCTCCTGGCCGGATGCCGCGCTGTCACCGGCTTCCAGCCCTGGAAGGGCCAGGTCATGGTGGCCGACCTGAAGGGCACGCCGCTGGAGCAGGTGCGCTTCCGCCAGCTCTTCTGCAACGGCGAGCGGCAGGTTCTGGCGCGCTGCCCCAACTTCGACCCGAAGGACCCGCACGGCGGCGAGTGGGGCTACGTCGCCGCCGTGGATGGCGATGGCATCAAGGATCGCTTCCACTACGTGGAGGGTGTGGAGAAGAGCTGGACCCACGTCGAGCGCGCCGAGGTCGGCATCCACCCGTACTTCGACTGGGCCTGGAACGTCGTCCCGGTCAAGGCCGTGGACCGCGACGACAGGCAGATCATCGTCAAGGGCAACGTCTCCTACGACCTGCACGTCGGCGACCGCTACTTCGTCCAGAACCTGCTGGAGGAACTCGACGCGCCCGGCGAGTGGTATCTCGACCCGGACCAGAGCCGCCTGTACTTCTGGCCGCCGAGCGACGTGGCGAAGGCCGAGGTGCTCGCCCCGGTCGTGGGCGATCTCATCAAGCTCGACGGCGCCTCGTACACGACGCTGCGGGGGCTCACCATCGAGGGGTGCGACGGCACGGGCGTCGTCGTCGCCAACTGCGAGCGTAGCCTGATCGCCCAGAGCATCGTCCGCAATACGGGGGGCTGGGGCCTCAGCATCAGCGGGGGGCACGACTCGGGCGCGAAGGGGAATGACGTCTACGCCACCGGCGCGGGGGGCATCGCGCTGACCGGCGGCGATCGCAAGACGCTGGAGCCGGGCCGCAACTTCGCCGACAACAACGTCGTCCACCACATCGCCGTCTTCGCCAAGACCTACAACACCGGGATCAACGTCAGTGGCGTGGGCAACGTCGCCAGCCACAACCTCATCCACGACACGTACCATGCCGGCATGACGCTCAGCGGCAACGAGAACGTGGTCGAGTACAATCTCGTCCACCACACGAACCTTGGCTCAGCGGACACGGGCGGCATCTACTACTGCTCGCGCGACTTCACCATGCGCGGCAACAAGATCCAGTTCAACATCTTCCACCACTGCGGGGGCTTCGGCAAAGACAACTCGTGGGCGCCGGTGCAGAACGGCAAGATCAGCTTCAGCTACCCGCACTTCACCTGGGGTATCTATCTGGACGATCCGACCAGCGGCACGCTGGTGTACGGCAACATCCTGTGGTCGGTGCCCATGTGCGGGCTGCACAACCACGGCGGGCGGGACAACACCTGGGAGAACAACATCGTCGTGGACGCCCCGGCGCTCAACGCCGGGATGCTGTGGGATGGCTGGGAATGCTACCCCGACATCGTCAAGAAGCTCCAGGCCGTGCAGACGGAGGGTTCGCCCTATCTGAAGCTCTACCCCGAGCTGGCGCACTATGACATCCAGCACCCCTCCGGCATGACCGGGATGAAGGTGCTGCGCAATATCTTTGCCTACACCGCCGAGGGCAGCAGGTGGCTGCGCGAGAAGAGCAGCGCGAGCTGGCAGGGCGGGCAGTTGCTGTACTCGTACAGCACCGACCGGGAGGCCTTCGGGCAGTGCCAGTTTGACGGCAATGTCATCCAGCCGCCGCCGGGCGTCGAGATGAAGATCAGCCTGCGCCGCGCGCCCGACGCCGGCAAGCTGCTGTCGTGGGATGAGTGGCGGGCCACCGGCATGGACCAGACCTCCGTCGTGGCTGACCCGCTGTTCGCGGACCCGGCCCAGCACAACTATGCTCTCAAGCCCGGCTCCCCGGCGCTGAAGCTGGGCTTCAAGCCCATCCCGCAGGACAAGATCGGCCCCTACCAGGACGAGCTGCGGGCCTCGTGGCCGATCGTGGAGGCCCCCGGCGCCAGCGCCCTCGGTGAGTTCACCACCCAGCGCTTCTTCAAGCTTCCCGGCTACGAGCCCGTCCGGGCCGAGGAGTTCGTGCCGCGCGATGGCGCCCCCAACTTCTTCGCCAAGCTCGCCGCCGGCAAGTCGGTCAAGGTCGCGTACTTCGGCGGCGGCATCCACTACGCCGATGGCTGGCGCGCCAAGGTGCTCAAGTGGCTGCGCGAGCATAACCCCAACTCCGAGATCAGCGAGATTGACGCCTCGATCTGCGACTGCTCCCGCGGGTCAGGCTTCAGTGTGTGGCGCTTCGAGCAGGCGGTGCTGAGCCAGCAGCCGGACCTCGTCCTCGTGGACTTCGCCTCCGACGACCAGACCACCAATGTGGACGCCATCTGGGCCGCTGTCGAGGGCGTTGTGCGCCAGGCCCGCAAGGCCGCCCCGGGGCTTGATGTGGTGTTCGTCTACGCCTTCCGCGCCGGCGATGAGGCGGCGCTCGCCGAGGGCAATGACCCGACACACATCTCCGCCTATGAGAAGCTGGCGGCCCGCTACGGCATTCCGGGGATCAACATGGCCTACCGCGTGGCGCAGTGGGCGCGGGAGGATCGGCTCATCATCAAGGCGCCCCCCGAGCAGGCCAAGGACCCGCAGGGCAAGATTGTCTTCTCCACCGACGGCGTGCGGCCCAGTGCGGCGGCCAACGACTTGTACGCCCAGGTCATCACCCAGGCGCTCGACCAACTCAGCAAGAACGCCACGGCGAAGGACCATCCTCTCCCCACACCGCTGTACCGGGGGGCCATGGAGAACGCCCGCCTGGTCCCCATCAACCCGCAGATGCTGGAGGGCAAGTGGGAGCAGCTCCCGCCGGACAACATCGGGGGGCGGGGCTTCGCCAACCACTTCCGTGAGGTGTGGTTCACCAACACCCCCGGGGCGAAGCTGACCTTCCGCTTCCGCGGCACGGAGGTCGGGGCGTTCAACCTGATGGGCCCCGACACCGGCATCGCGCGGGTCAGCGTGGACGGCAAGGTGTCGGGCACGCGCCAGCAGGTAGACCCGTGGTCCTACTACCAGCGGCTCTCGGCGCTGACCTTCTGGTCGGGCCCTGCCGGGGAGCACACGGTGACCGTCGAGCTGCTGCCGGACATACCCGACCGCAGTGTCCCCCTGGCCGAGGCCAAGAAGGTGAACCGCTACCGGGAGACGGACTTCGACGGCGTGGCGCTGCGGTTCGGGTGGCTGCGGGTGAACGGGGAGGTACTGCCGTAG
- a CDS encoding toll/interleukin-1 receptor domain-containing protein produces the protein MPDMVWDRHNVFISYNRDETGLAEDVRRGLEQAGFRCWMDHNVPLGVEFWDVICRAISRSQAVLVVAGDDTRRSDWVLKEIAHALAEQRHVVPVMFGNGLPPGWLWQAVASLNRHEIGGDTGKGIAQLAKRLREDGVGSLRDRLDHDLLLERLGPVQLDGNDRERLRWLATETVRHFSGTPSPDYPTVHGLRHTNGILTALSGLLPLPLCEDREAVFALAAAACLHDWGRFSRFPGACGGSSAGGRASQRGQHHCRSRAAVYELAGEAELSPDEALLIADLCYYHNVRTNLHELSARPAAAEAAALFRLANACDLGLLRGPASYWQLYGQANAWTETIRDRCFPSELPRDCRPAEGSGEQIADAAFWMRSQMVSAVRADRREREITLFITQTGPALDLVSRQARGYLERMLLQLRPLIGEWTVTPDVSRTSAGRPAFTWQDCILLGASAYTDPEAVVSSSSAVADYAISSALALTEEVDQRHVSPTEARDTMRRLVHGIILQRPELQLPHWLRSELQRTANVSFKLLRRRFEVLRRGRQPAPLAAGRQGCFQCDYPLSALAANACAKLPAEGDLSFVIFGHSRPVHTLIQHCVLAGREVRVLVPLMRPVGEGPTLQAVEELERLRKLQNPGLTLEVVPDVALAHLLTRPEHEHTTALMGCEVWIGRQDELVANSLGCLTFAHIVHGCGKPLWVLAERAKKLTSLVPRSPYRRSDPGRRVGPMPASAYVHEAEASAYVARSSERYPRSETVPAGLVSAVVSEDKFREGDDTLFTPQSVTRCRQCHRII, from the coding sequence ATGCCGGACATGGTGTGGGACCGACACAATGTGTTCATCAGCTACAACCGCGATGAGACGGGGCTTGCGGAGGACGTGCGCCGCGGGCTTGAGCAGGCGGGCTTCCGGTGCTGGATGGATCACAATGTGCCGCTCGGGGTGGAGTTCTGGGATGTGATCTGCCGCGCCATCTCGCGGTCCCAGGCTGTGCTGGTCGTCGCCGGGGATGACACCCGTCGCTCCGACTGGGTGCTCAAGGAGATCGCCCATGCCCTGGCCGAGCAACGTCATGTCGTCCCGGTAATGTTCGGTAACGGGTTGCCGCCCGGGTGGCTGTGGCAAGCAGTAGCCTCCCTGAACCGCCATGAGATCGGGGGAGACACGGGCAAGGGGATCGCTCAACTCGCCAAGAGGCTACGCGAGGATGGCGTTGGCTCGCTCAGGGACCGTCTGGATCACGATCTGCTGTTGGAGCGCCTGGGGCCAGTCCAGTTGGACGGAAACGACCGCGAGCGTCTGAGATGGCTGGCCACAGAGACGGTCCGCCACTTCAGCGGCACCCCGTCCCCAGACTACCCGACCGTCCATGGCCTGCGCCACACCAACGGCATTCTGACGGCGCTGAGTGGCCTGTTGCCCCTGCCGCTGTGCGAGGACCGGGAGGCTGTGTTCGCGCTGGCCGCCGCCGCCTGCCTGCACGACTGGGGCCGCTTCAGTCGCTTCCCCGGTGCCTGCGGGGGCTCGTCTGCGGGGGGACGAGCCAGCCAACGCGGCCAGCACCACTGCCGTTCGCGAGCGGCGGTCTACGAGCTGGCCGGCGAGGCGGAGCTGAGCCCTGACGAAGCGCTGCTCATTGCCGACCTGTGCTACTACCACAACGTCCGCACCAACCTGCACGAGCTGTCAGCCCGACCGGCAGCCGCCGAAGCCGCGGCCCTCTTCCGTCTCGCCAACGCCTGTGACCTGGGGTTGCTGCGCGGGCCCGCCAGCTACTGGCAGCTCTACGGTCAGGCCAACGCGTGGACGGAGACCATCCGCGACCGGTGCTTCCCGTCCGAGCTGCCCAGAGACTGCCGGCCGGCCGAGGGCAGCGGCGAGCAGATCGCCGACGCTGCCTTCTGGATGCGCAGCCAGATGGTCTCGGCGGTCCGCGCGGACCGCCGCGAGCGGGAGATCACCCTCTTCATCACGCAGACAGGGCCAGCCCTGGACCTGGTGTCACGCCAGGCCAGGGGTTACCTGGAGCGGATGCTGCTCCAACTGCGGCCCCTGATTGGCGAGTGGACGGTGACGCCCGACGTCAGCAGGACGTCGGCAGGGCGGCCTGCCTTCACCTGGCAGGACTGCATCCTACTGGGGGCGTCAGCCTATACCGACCCGGAGGCGGTGGTCAGCAGCTCCAGTGCGGTCGCCGACTACGCCATCAGTTCGGCTCTGGCGCTGACGGAGGAGGTGGACCAGCGCCACGTCAGCCCGACTGAAGCTCGCGATACGATGCGCCGGCTGGTCCATGGGATCATCCTGCAGCGGCCGGAACTGCAGTTGCCGCACTGGCTGCGGAGCGAACTGCAGAGAACCGCGAATGTCTCGTTCAAGTTGCTCCGGCGACGCTTCGAGGTGCTCCGGCGCGGCCGGCAGCCTGCTCCGCTGGCCGCGGGACGCCAGGGGTGCTTCCAGTGCGACTACCCGCTGTCGGCCCTGGCCGCGAATGCCTGCGCCAAGCTGCCCGCCGAGGGCGACCTGAGCTTCGTCATCTTCGGCCACAGTCGCCCGGTCCATACGCTCATCCAGCACTGCGTCCTGGCGGGGAGAGAGGTGCGAGTGCTGGTGCCGCTGATGCGCCCCGTCGGCGAGGGCCCGACGCTACAGGCCGTGGAGGAACTCGAGAGGCTCCGCAAGCTCCAGAACCCGGGGCTGACGCTCGAAGTCGTTCCCGACGTGGCTCTGGCTCACCTGTTGACGAGGCCGGAGCACGAGCACACGACAGCCCTCATGGGCTGCGAGGTGTGGATCGGCCGCCAGGACGAACTCGTGGCCAACAGCCTGGGCTGTCTCACCTTCGCCCACATCGTCCACGGCTGCGGCAAGCCCCTATGGGTTCTCGCTGAGCGAGCCAAGAAGCTCACGAGCCTGGTGCCACGGTCGCCCTACCGGAGATCTGACCCGGGGCGGCGAGTTGGGCCGATGCCCGCATCGGCGTACGTCCACGAAGCCGAGGCCTCCGCGTATGTCGCCAGGAGCAGTGAGAGATACCCCCGCTCGGAGACCGTCCCTGCCGGCCTGGTCAGTGCCGTTGTCTCGGAGGACAAGTTCCGTGAGGGCGACGACACCCTCTTCACCCCCCAATCCGTTACGAGGTGCAGGCAGTGCCACCGTATCATCTGA
- a CDS encoding sugar ABC transporter substrate-binding protein produces MSRWWLLLLLPLLVLTLYGCTRVEQPTQPPGAAAGPGQGAGTKLVLFTYTPPDEEAVNLELIKKFEQSHPKITVELQNAPGGSQQAMTKLQTMISGQAGPDVMAIHGAFFIPMAAKGALLDIGDRVKQAGDEQDFSPAILDICRYEGKLYSLPRYTSVYSLFYNKTLFDEAKVPYPASGKSWTWDDYLKSAKALTKDTSGDGKPDQWGCVIDFWGARMYPWLWQNGGALMSEDRSQCVLDSPAATEAVQFLYDLRYKHKVAASSDNAEQNAALNAFVQGHIAMYMTGPWDIQLLRQTKNLQWDVAPLPRKQAPATLLGTENYGIWSGTKHPDEAWELFHYLLSAEAQTMMADRLEKMPSRLSVLNGAYAQTETDYNRKVFVDALSYARQAENIPEWSQVKDLIQNQLDLIWVGKTTVQAGLKKAAADVNAMLQKLRGK; encoded by the coding sequence ATGTCTCGCTGGTGGTTACTGTTGCTGCTGCCGTTGCTGGTCCTGACGCTCTACGGCTGCACCCGTGTGGAGCAGCCGACGCAGCCGCCCGGAGCGGCCGCCGGGCCCGGCCAGGGCGCCGGCACCAAGCTCGTGCTGTTCACCTACACGCCTCCCGATGAGGAGGCCGTCAACCTCGAACTCATCAAGAAGTTCGAGCAGTCGCACCCGAAGATCACCGTGGAGCTGCAGAACGCTCCCGGCGGCAGCCAGCAGGCCATGACGAAGCTGCAGACGATGATCTCGGGGCAGGCCGGACCGGATGTCATGGCCATCCACGGAGCCTTCTTCATCCCCATGGCCGCCAAGGGCGCGCTCCTGGACATCGGCGACCGCGTCAAGCAGGCTGGCGACGAGCAGGACTTCAGCCCGGCCATCCTGGACATCTGCCGCTACGAGGGCAAGCTGTACTCCCTCCCGCGCTACACCTCCGTCTACTCGCTCTTCTACAACAAGACCCTGTTCGACGAAGCCAAAGTGCCCTATCCGGCCAGCGGCAAGTCGTGGACCTGGGATGACTATCTGAAGAGCGCCAAGGCGCTGACCAAGGACACGAGCGGCGACGGCAAGCCGGACCAGTGGGGCTGCGTGATAGACTTCTGGGGCGCGCGCATGTACCCGTGGCTGTGGCAGAACGGCGGCGCGCTGATGAGCGAGGACCGGAGCCAGTGCGTGCTCGACTCCCCCGCGGCCACGGAGGCCGTCCAGTTCCTGTACGACCTGCGCTACAAGCACAAGGTAGCGGCCTCGTCGGACAACGCCGAGCAGAACGCGGCCCTCAACGCCTTCGTACAGGGCCACATCGCCATGTACATGACCGGCCCGTGGGACATCCAACTGCTGCGCCAGACCAAGAACCTGCAGTGGGATGTGGCGCCGCTGCCGCGCAAGCAGGCGCCGGCTACGCTGCTGGGGACCGAAAACTACGGCATCTGGTCGGGCACCAAGCACCCGGACGAGGCCTGGGAGCTGTTCCACTACCTGCTGTCAGCCGAGGCCCAGACGATGATGGCCGACCGGTTGGAGAAGATGCCCTCGCGACTGTCGGTGCTCAACGGCGCCTATGCCCAGACTGAGACCGACTACAACCGCAAGGTCTTCGTGGACGCCCTGAGCTATGCCCGTCAGGCCGAGAACATCCCCGAGTGGTCGCAGGTCAAGGACCTGATCCAGAACCAGCTCGATCTGATCTGGGTGGGCAAGACCACAGTGCAGGCGGGCCTGAAGAAGGCCGCGGCGGATGTGAACGCCATGCTGCAGAAGCTGCGGGGGAAGTAG